The following proteins are encoded in a genomic region of Vicugna pacos chromosome 16, VicPac4, whole genome shotgun sequence:
- the TMIGD1 gene encoding transmembrane and immunoglobulin domain-containing protein 1, with product MARKTSSLMQTCRLLLLVILFLPCEMTSSVLTVNGKTESYTLDTEPGLQESLRCAVQNHTREEELLWYREDRKVDLKSGNKINSSSVCVSSISEEDHGITFTCKLQRNQSVSVSVVLHVTFPPLLSGDDFQTAEEGSNVKLVCNVKSNPQAQMMWYKNSSILNLEKDHHQIQQTSEYLQLSITKIQKSDNGTYTCIANSSVEMKTKDFHLIVKDRTSTVPIEPIIAACVVVFLTLCFGLVARRHRIMKLCIKNNDPQSETAL from the exons ATGGCACGGAAGACCAGCAGCCTGATGCAGACGTGCAGGCTTCTTCTCTTAGTGATTTTATTTCTGCCATGCGAGATGACAA GTTCTGTTTTAACTGTGAATGGTAAAACTGAAAGCTATACTCTGGACACTGAGCCTGGACTCCAAGAGTCTCTGAGATGCGCTGTTCAAAACCATACCAGAGAGGAAGAACTTCTCTGGTACCGAGAAGACAGGAAAGTGGATTTGAAATCTGGAAACAAAATCAACTCCAGctctgtctgtgtctcttccATCAGTGAGGAGGACCATGGCATCACCTTCACCTGCAaactgcagagaaatcagtcagtGTCCGTCTCAGTGGTGCTGCACGTCACCT TTCCTCCTCTCCTAAGCGGAGATGACTTCCAAACAGCTGAGGAAGGCAGCAACGTGAAGTTGGTTTGCAATGTGAAATCCAACCCCCAGGCTCAAATGATGTGGTACAAGAACAGCAGCATCTTGAATTTAGAGAAAGACCATCACCAAATCCAACAGACAAGTGAGTATCTTCAACTGTCAATCACCAAAATCCAGAAATCTGACAATGGAACCTACACCTGTATTGCAAATTCATCTGTGGAAATGAAGACCAAGGACTTTCACCTTATTGTCAAag ATAGAACTTCCACTGTGCCAATAGAACCCATTATTGCTGCATGTGTTGTGGTCTTTCTGACCTTGTGCTTCGGACTGGTTGCTAGAAGACACAGAATAATGAAG CTCTGCATAAAGAATAATGATCCTCAAAGTGAAACAGCTCTGTAA